Genomic window (Campylobacter sp. RM16704):
ACTCAATAAAATCTAAAATTGTAGTTTTATTATCTTCTTTAGTATGATTTAAATCGGTTTTTATATTTTTTAAATTTAAAATTTCACTAATGTTTTTATCTAAAAAATCTAATTCTTCATCCTTCAAACTGAAATTTATATCATTGAGATTAAGATCATTGTTTTGCTCTAGTAATGGTAAAACTTCTTTTTTTTCTGTTGTTTGATTGTGTTCTAAGATTTTACTTTCTTCTTTTTTTAAAAATAAAGCTCCAAAAGCAAAAAGAAAAATTCCTAATACAATAAGACAAAGTGCTAAAAGCACTTTGTATTTTTTATCTATAGTTTTCAAATTAGTTTTTATCTTTATCAACTAATTTTTTAGCACTAATCCAAGGCATCATAGCACGAAGTTCACGTCCTGTTTTTTCTATCAAAGAGTCATTCATTAATTTACGCTCTGCATGCATTCTTGCAAAATTTGCTCTTCTTTCTAAGATAAAATCTTTAGCAAAACTTCCATTTTGTATATCTTTTAAAACATTTTTCATAGCTTCTTTGGTTTCTTTTGTGACAATCTTAGGCCCTGTGATATAATCTCCATATTCAGCAGTATTAGAAACAGAATATCTCATATCAGCAATACCACCTTGATAAATCAAATCCACAATCAACTTCATTTCATGTAAACACTCAAAATAAGCCATTTCAGGCTCATACCCTGCTTCAACCAAGGTTTCAAAACCTGCTTGGATTAAAGCACTAAGTCCCCCACAAAGTACTGCTTGTTCACCAAATAAGTCTGTTTCAGTTTCAGCTTTGAAAGTTGTTTCTATAATGCCCGTTCTACCACCACCTATAGCACTAGCATAACTTAAAGCTAAATTTTTTGCATTTTTACTTTCATCTTGATGGATAGCAATTAAGCAAGGCGTTCCACCACCTATGCTAAATTCATGTCTTACAGTATGTCCTGGAGCTTTAGGAGCTATCATGATCACATCTATACCTACTGGAGCAACAATTTGTCCATAGTGGATATTAAAACCATGTGCAAATGCCAAAGTTTTACCTGTTTTTAATTCAGGTTTTATTTCTTCATTAAAAATTTCACTTTGAATTTCATCAGGAGCTAAAATCATAATCAAATCTGCTTCTTTGGTAGCTTCTTTCACACTTTTTACTACAAAATTCGCTTTTTGAGCTTTTGCCCAACTTTGTCCACCCTCTTTTAGACCTACAATTACTTCTACTCCACTATCTCTTAAATTCATAGCATGAGCATGGCCTTGAGAGCCAAAACCTATAATAGCTACTTTTTTTGACTTTATTAAATTGATATCACAATCTTTATCATAATAAATAGAAACAGCCATTATATACTCCTATAATTTTGAATTAAAGCAAAGATTATAACCAAAAAATATAAATTTAATCCTTTTATGATAAAATTTAAGTTTTAAATCATTTTAAAGAGTATTATGAAAGAATTATTTAATCAACTAAGCTATGGTCTAAATGCCAATGAAATTACCAATAAAAATAAGCAAATCATTAGAGAATTATTAACTTGTGATATTGTTAAATTTTATAAAAACAAATACTATTTAAAAGATGGTTTTACTTTTGGTAAAATTGATATTTCATCTAATGGAACAGGATTTTTAGAAAGTTTTGATCATACTCTTAAGCGTGACTTGCTCATAGAAAATAAAAATTTAAAAGGAGCAAATTATGCTGATATAGTTGTAGCAAAATTACTCCCTCTTAAAAAAAAGCGTCCAAATGCTAAAGTTATTTTAATACTCAAAAGAGCTCATGAAACTTCTTTGGTTATAACTAAAAAATATGGTGAGGTTGTACTTGGAGTTAATATACAAACAGGTTTAACATGTGCTTTAAAAGCTTCTCAAAAATCTTTAAAGGCTTTACCTTTGGGAACTATTTTAAAAATAGAAAATCATGATAATAATATCACAGAAGTAATAGGACACATTGATGATGAATTTGTAGATGAAAAAATCTCTTTAGCACTTTTTAATAAAAATGCAGTTTTTGACACTTTATGTGAGAATGAAGCAAGAGCTTATGGAAATGAAGTTGATGCAAGTATGTATCCTTCAAGAAAAGATATTAGAAATTTAAATTTTTGCACCATTGATCCAGTTGATGCAAAAGATTTTGATGATGCAATTTATTACGATAAAAATGAACATGCTATTTATATAGCTATAGCTGATGTAAGTACTTATGTACACGCATATAGTGCCATTGATAAAGAAGCAAGATCAAGAGGATTTTCTATCTATTTTCCACATATTGCTATACCTATGCTACCAAGAGCTTTAAGTGAAAATATTTGCTCACTAAAACCTAATGAAGACAGACTAGCATTTTGCTTTAAAATAAGCTTAGATAAAAATAATGAAGTAATTAAAGAAGAACTTTTTGAGGCTATCATTAACTCAAAACGCCGTTTTAACTATGATGAAGTTGATAAGTATTTACAAAATCATGAAGATTTGGGAGTAATTGATTGGCTTTATGATGCTTTTAAAATTACCCAAAATTTACGCAAAAAACGCTTGAAAAATGCATGTGAATTTAAAACTCAAGAGCTTAGAATGAGTTTAGATGAAAACAACAGACTTATTCAAACACGCCTTGAAAGCGATACAGCTTCACATAATCTGATAGAAGATTGTATGCTTTTAGCAAATAAAGCTGCAGCTAAACTTATAGATGTAGGAGTTTTTAGAAACCATTTAAGCCCTGATTATAAAAAAATCAATCAACTACTTTCTGATTTATCTACTCTTAGTATAGATATAAATCCTAAAAATAATGTTATAGAACTATTCAAAGATATTCAAGTCTTGGCAAATGAGCTAAATATAAGAGAAGAAGTAGACAAACTCATCATAAAAGCACAAAAAAAAGCAGAATACTCTAGTGAAAATGCTGGACATTTTGGCTTAGGTTTTGATAGATATACTCATTTTACAAGCCCTATTAGAAGATATTCTGATCTTATTTTACATAGACTTTTAAAAGCTAAAATCAACAATGATGAAAAAATGTTTAATTATTTGCTTTTAAATATACAAAGCACTTGTGAAGAATTAAGTTTACTAGAAAGAGAAGCAGATAAAGTAGCATGGTATTTTATAGATAGAAAATTTGCAAGATGGGCAAAATATAATATAGGAAAAAAATTTAAAGCTTTAGTGATAGAAAATCAAAGTTCATTGCAAGTTAAATTAAATGATGATATTAAAGGAGCTTTGATTACTGTCGTAGGTTCAAGAGCAAATTTATTAGAAAATGTGGAAGTAGAAATTACTGAAGTAGATATTGTTAGTGCTAAAATTTTTGGCAAAATCACTAAGCATTTTAACTTAGAAAGAAGTCAAAATGTATAAAAATCAACTTCAAAACCTACTTAACAATGATAATTTTCCTAATTTTTTCTTACTTTATGGAGTAGATAATTTTCAGATAGAACTTTATGCCAAATTTATTAAAGATAAATATTCTTTTGATGAAAGTTTAAAATTTTATTTTGAAGAGTATGATTTTAAACAAGCATATGATTATTTATCTAGTGCTTCATTATTTAGTGAAAAAAAGTTATTAGAAATTAAAACCCAAAAGAAAATTCCAAACAAAGAACTCAAGCAACTTGTTGAAATTTGCCAAAAATCACAAGATAATTATTTTTTACTTGAAATTTATGATGAAATTTCCAAACAAAATGAAGTGGAAAAAATTTTTAATAATAATTTTTGTAGATTTTATAAAGTTAATTCAGCAAAAGAAGGTATAGAATTATTGACTTTAAAAGCTAAAGAATTAAACATTGATATAACACAAAATGCACTTTTTACTCTCTTTTATAATTTTAATGAGAATTTATACTTAGCGGCTAATGAATTAAATAAATTTAGCGGATTAAATATTGATGAAAAAATTATTCAAGAACATTGTTATAGTTTAAGCACTATTAGTTTTGAAAGTTTTTTTGACAATCTTATGAAAAATAAAGACTTAAGAAAAGATCTTGAAAATATATTAGATAATTACAATGAAATTGCATTGATTAACGCTTTATATGCGAATTTTTTAAGACTTTTTAAAATAGTTTTATATATAAAAGTTTATGGAAATTTAGATTTAAAAGAAATTTTAGGCTATGCCCCACCTATTTCTGTGGCACAAAATTTACAAAAGCAAGCTTTTATGATAAAAATACCACAATATAAAAACATTTTTACAGCACTTTGTAATTGTGAATATGAACTAAAAACAAATTCAAAAATAGAAAAAAAAGAATTTTTAGTTGCTACACTATTACAGATTAGTTCTATACTAAAAAGTTAAATTAAGAAAAATTATGTTAAAATAAAATGCATTTTTGCAAAAATCCTTGCCTAAAAATTAGGCTTTATATCCACAAGGAGAATTAATGAAACACTATGAAGTTTTATTCATATTAAAACCAACGCTTACGGAAGAAGAAGTAAGTGCTAAGTTGGAATTCGTAAAAGAAGTCCTTACAAAAAATAATGCACAAATAGAAAGCGTAGTTCCAATGGGAACAAGAAAACTTGCGTATAAAATTAAAAAATACGAAAGAGGAACCTATTTTGTGATATACTTTAAAGCTCCTACAAATTTAATTGCTGAGCTTGAAAGAATATTAAGAATCACTGAAGAAATAATTAGATTTTTAATTGTAAAATATGAAAATAAAAAGGAAATTGCTGCTTGGGAGAAACTAAGCAAAGGTATCAAACAAAATAAAAAAGAAATAAAAGTTAGCGAAAATACGGAAGGCTAATATGTTTAATAAAGTCGTTTTAGTAGGTAATCTTACAAGGGACATAGAGATGCGTTATGCTCCATCAGGTAGTGCAATAGGCTCTTCTGCTATAGCAGTAACAAGAAGATTTAGTGCAAACACAGGAGAAAAAAGAGAAGAAACCTGCTTTATCGACATTAGTTTTTTTGGTAGAACAGCAGAAATTGCAAATCAATACCTTGGAAAAGGCAGTAAAATACTGATCGAAGGTCGTCTAAGATTTGAGCAATGGACTGACCAAAATGGGCAAAATAGATCAAAACATAGCATTCAAGTTGAAAATTTAGAAATGCTAGGTTCAGCTATACAAAATAATCAGCAAAATAATTTTGACAATCAAAATTATGGTTATAACCAAAATTTTAATCAACAACAAAGTTTTGACCCTTATGCTCAAGTACAAACTAGAACAAATTCATCAAATACATATCAAAACACTCAAAAAGATGCACCTTTGAAAGAAATTGATATAGATAAATATGATGATGATACAGAATTACCATTTTAAAGGAAAATATCATGGCAGAAAAAAGAAAATACTCACGCAAATATTGTAAATATACTGAAGCTAAAGTGGATTTTATTGATTATAAAGATACAGCATTATTAAAACATGCTTTATCAGAAAGATTTAAAATCATGCCACGCCGTTTAACAGGCACTAGTAAAAAACACCAAGAAATGGTGGAGGTCGCTATTAAAAGAGCTAGACATGTAGCACTTATCCCTTACATAGTAGATAGAAAAGAAGTTGTTACTAATCCTTTTGAAGGACTATAACTAAATATAAATTAAACCCCAAGCATTAAGTGCTTGGGAAATAAAGAGGTTATAAAATTATGTTTTCAGATATAGAATCT
Coding sequences:
- the rpsF gene encoding 30S ribosomal protein S6, encoding MKHYEVLFILKPTLTEEEVSAKLEFVKEVLTKNNAQIESVVPMGTRKLAYKIKKYERGTYFVIYFKAPTNLIAELERILRITEEIIRFLIVKYENKKEIAAWEKLSKGIKQNKKEIKVSENTEG
- the ilvC gene encoding ketol-acid reductoisomerase; its protein translation is MAVSIYYDKDCDINLIKSKKVAIIGFGSQGHAHAMNLRDSGVEVIVGLKEGGQSWAKAQKANFVVKSVKEATKEADLIMILAPDEIQSEIFNEEIKPELKTGKTLAFAHGFNIHYGQIVAPVGIDVIMIAPKAPGHTVRHEFSIGGGTPCLIAIHQDESKNAKNLALSYASAIGGGRTGIIETTFKAETETDLFGEQAVLCGGLSALIQAGFETLVEAGYEPEMAYFECLHEMKLIVDLIYQGGIADMRYSVSNTAEYGDYITGPKIVTKETKEAMKNVLKDIQNGSFAKDFILERRANFARMHAERKLMNDSLIEKTGRELRAMMPWISAKKLVDKDKN
- a CDS encoding single-stranded DNA-binding protein translates to MFNKVVLVGNLTRDIEMRYAPSGSAIGSSAIAVTRRFSANTGEKREETCFIDISFFGRTAEIANQYLGKGSKILIEGRLRFEQWTDQNGQNRSKHSIQVENLEMLGSAIQNNQQNNFDNQNYGYNQNFNQQQSFDPYAQVQTRTNSSNTYQNTQKDAPLKEIDIDKYDDDTELPF
- the rpsR gene encoding 30S ribosomal protein S18; protein product: MAEKRKYSRKYCKYTEAKVDFIDYKDTALLKHALSERFKIMPRRLTGTSKKHQEMVEVAIKRARHVALIPYIVDRKEVVTNPFEGL
- a CDS encoding RNB domain-containing ribonuclease, which encodes MKELFNQLSYGLNANEITNKNKQIIRELLTCDIVKFYKNKYYLKDGFTFGKIDISSNGTGFLESFDHTLKRDLLIENKNLKGANYADIVVAKLLPLKKKRPNAKVILILKRAHETSLVITKKYGEVVLGVNIQTGLTCALKASQKSLKALPLGTILKIENHDNNITEVIGHIDDEFVDEKISLALFNKNAVFDTLCENEARAYGNEVDASMYPSRKDIRNLNFCTIDPVDAKDFDDAIYYDKNEHAIYIAIADVSTYVHAYSAIDKEARSRGFSIYFPHIAIPMLPRALSENICSLKPNEDRLAFCFKISLDKNNEVIKEELFEAIINSKRRFNYDEVDKYLQNHEDLGVIDWLYDAFKITQNLRKKRLKNACEFKTQELRMSLDENNRLIQTRLESDTASHNLIEDCMLLANKAAAKLIDVGVFRNHLSPDYKKINQLLSDLSTLSIDINPKNNVIELFKDIQVLANELNIREEVDKLIIKAQKKAEYSSENAGHFGLGFDRYTHFTSPIRRYSDLILHRLLKAKINNDEKMFNYLLLNIQSTCEELSLLEREADKVAWYFIDRKFARWAKYNIGKKFKALVIENQSSLQVKLNDDIKGALITVVGSRANLLENVEVEITEVDIVSAKIFGKITKHFNLERSQNV
- the holA gene encoding DNA polymerase III subunit delta — its product is MYKNQLQNLLNNDNFPNFFLLYGVDNFQIELYAKFIKDKYSFDESLKFYFEEYDFKQAYDYLSSASLFSEKKLLEIKTQKKIPNKELKQLVEICQKSQDNYFLLEIYDEISKQNEVEKIFNNNFCRFYKVNSAKEGIELLTLKAKELNIDITQNALFTLFYNFNENLYLAANELNKFSGLNIDEKIIQEHCYSLSTISFESFFDNLMKNKDLRKDLENILDNYNEIALINALYANFLRLFKIVLYIKVYGNLDLKEILGYAPPISVAQNLQKQAFMIKIPQYKNIFTALCNCEYELKTNSKIEKKEFLVATLLQISSILKS